The following proteins come from a genomic window of Achromobacter deleyi:
- a CDS encoding ABC transporter ATP-binding protein has translation MLSIESAQSGYGASQVLFGVDLQIGAGQVVTLLGRNGMGKTTLLRTLFGQLPLRGGKIRFADQDISGWSPDRIARTGMAIVPEGRQCFPNLTVREHLTAFVAARNPAIGEPWTPERVFELFPRLGERARNMGNQLSGGEQQMLAIGRALVTNPRLLILDEATEGLAPKIREEIWNCLARLRQAGQTILVIDKYVERLLSLADRHVILERGKVVWTGDSAALDADRGLWERYLGV, from the coding sequence ATGCTCAGCATTGAATCGGCCCAGAGCGGCTACGGCGCCAGCCAGGTTCTGTTCGGCGTGGACCTGCAGATCGGCGCGGGCCAGGTGGTGACGCTGCTGGGCCGCAACGGCATGGGCAAGACCACGCTGCTGCGCACGCTGTTCGGCCAGCTGCCGCTGCGCGGCGGCAAGATCCGCTTCGCCGACCAGGACATCAGCGGCTGGAGCCCGGACCGCATCGCCCGCACCGGCATGGCCATCGTGCCGGAAGGGCGCCAGTGCTTTCCCAACCTGACGGTGCGCGAGCACCTGACGGCCTTCGTGGCGGCGCGCAACCCCGCCATCGGCGAGCCGTGGACGCCCGAGCGCGTGTTCGAGCTGTTCCCGCGGCTGGGCGAACGCGCCCGCAACATGGGCAACCAGCTGTCGGGCGGCGAGCAGCAGATGCTGGCGATCGGCCGCGCGCTGGTCACCAATCCGCGCCTGTTGATCCTGGACGAGGCCACCGAGGGCCTGGCGCCCAAGATCCGCGAGGAGATCTGGAACTGCCTGGCGCGCCTGCGCCAGGCGGGCCAGACCATTCTGGTGATCGACAAGTATGTCGAGCGCCTGCTGAGCCTGGCCGATCGCCACGTCATCCTGGAACGCGGCAAGGTGGTCTGGACCGGCGACTCCGCCGCGCTCGATGCCGACCGCGGATTGTGGGAACGCTACCTGGGCGTGTAG
- a CDS encoding ABC transporter ATP-binding protein, with product MNQTHTPTQAPALQASNLVRRFGALVATDNVSIALNPGEIHALIGPNGAGKSTLIHLLSGTLAADSGSLAVDGRDVTAMNAHQRVAAGLSRSYQITNIFKQSSVLDNLVLAVQAHAGSSLRFWKPRAAESALYEQARELARECAIDPALLERAAGTLPHGEQRKVEFALALAARPRVLLLDEPMAGMGPDETLRLTDLIESLRGRAAMLLVEHDMQAVFRLADRISVLVYGRVIATGTPDEIRANPEVRQAYLGDDETAPARQELA from the coding sequence ATGAACCAGACCCATACCCCGACGCAGGCTCCCGCGCTGCAGGCCAGCAACCTGGTACGCCGCTTCGGCGCGCTGGTGGCCACCGACAACGTCTCGATCGCGCTGAACCCGGGCGAGATCCATGCCCTGATCGGCCCCAACGGCGCCGGCAAGTCGACCCTGATCCACCTGCTGTCCGGCACGCTGGCGGCCGACTCCGGTTCGCTGGCCGTGGATGGCCGCGACGTCACCGCCATGAACGCGCACCAGCGCGTGGCGGCGGGCCTGTCGCGCTCGTACCAGATCACCAACATCTTCAAGCAGTCCAGCGTGCTGGACAACCTGGTGCTGGCGGTGCAGGCCCATGCCGGCAGCAGCTTGCGCTTCTGGAAGCCGCGCGCCGCCGAGTCGGCCCTGTATGAGCAGGCCCGCGAGCTGGCGCGCGAATGCGCCATCGATCCCGCCCTGCTGGAGCGCGCCGCCGGCACCTTGCCGCACGGCGAGCAGCGCAAGGTGGAATTCGCCCTGGCCCTGGCCGCGCGCCCGCGCGTGCTGCTGCTGGACGAACCCATGGCCGGCATGGGGCCCGACGAGACCCTGCGCCTGACCGACCTGATCGAATCCCTGCGCGGCCGCGCCGCCATGCTGCTGGTCGAGCACGACATGCAGGCGGTGTTCCGGCTGGCCGACCGCATCTCGGTGCTGGTCTATGGCCGCGTGATCGCCACCGGCACGCCGGACGAGATCCGCGCCAATCCGGAGGTGCGCCAGGCCTACCTCGGCGATGATGAAACGGCGCCCGCGCGCCAGGAGCTTGCCTGA
- a CDS encoding branched-chain amino acid ABC transporter permease, translating to MRTSSILWTLALLAALAAFPLVAPALGLDFYISFVRRVLIYALAATSLNLILGYGGMVALGHAAFFGAGAYAVGILAMAGVTSALVSWPVAMLLAALLAFITGAISLRTRGVYFIMITLAFAQMLFYIFISLRQYGGEDGLNLPGYSSLPGIDLANDVAFYYLVLVIFAVMMWLFGRVTLSRFGTALQGIRENESRMESMGYPVYRIKLTAFTLSGAVAGLAGALLANHNLFISPSLMHWTQSANLLIMVLVGGIGLRYGGVAGAVVMLVLEEVLRQWTEYWHLPLGVLLLCVVFGAPRGLVGLFGPLFGGRAAAQTGKTGS from the coding sequence ATGCGGACCTCTTCGATCCTCTGGACCCTGGCCCTGCTGGCCGCGCTGGCGGCGTTCCCGCTGGTGGCGCCGGCCCTGGGCCTGGATTTCTATATCTCCTTCGTGCGCCGCGTGCTGATCTACGCGCTGGCCGCCACCAGCCTGAACCTGATCCTGGGCTACGGCGGCATGGTGGCGCTGGGCCACGCGGCCTTCTTCGGCGCCGGCGCCTACGCGGTCGGCATCCTGGCGATGGCGGGCGTGACCTCGGCGCTGGTGTCGTGGCCGGTGGCGATGCTGCTGGCGGCGCTGCTGGCCTTCATCACCGGCGCGATCTCGCTGCGCACCCGCGGCGTGTACTTCATCATGATTACGCTGGCGTTCGCGCAGATGCTGTTCTACATCTTCATCTCGCTGCGCCAGTACGGCGGCGAGGACGGCCTGAACCTGCCGGGCTACTCGTCGCTGCCGGGCATCGACCTGGCCAATGACGTGGCGTTCTATTACCTGGTGCTGGTGATCTTCGCCGTGATGATGTGGCTGTTCGGGCGGGTGACGCTGTCGCGCTTCGGCACCGCGCTGCAGGGCATCCGTGAAAACGAGTCGCGCATGGAATCCATGGGCTACCCGGTCTACCGCATCAAGCTCACCGCCTTCACGCTCAGCGGCGCGGTGGCCGGGCTGGCCGGCGCGCTGCTGGCCAACCACAACCTGTTCATCTCGCCCAGCCTGATGCACTGGACCCAGTCGGCCAACCTGCTGATCATGGTGCTGGTGGGCGGCATCGGCCTGCGCTACGGCGGCGTGGCCGGCGCGGTGGTGATGCTGGTGCTGGAGGAAGTGCTGCGCCAGTGGACCGAATACTGGCACCTGCCCCTGGGCGTGCTGCTGCTGTGCGTGGTGTTCGGCGCGCCGCGCGGCCTGGTGGGCCTGTTCGGCCCGCTGTTCGGCGGCCGCGCCGCCGCCCAAACCGGCAAGACGGGATCATGA
- a CDS encoding branched-chain amino acid ABC transporter permease, with translation MTFTLIIEQLLNGLQFGLMLFLIAAGLTLVFGIMDIMNLAHGSLYMAGAYVAAETMQRTGSFTAAVLVAAVATGLVGVALELTLIRRLALRDHLAQVLGTYAVILIANDLVKMIWGPAPVMLNMPALLSGPVRLLPDLLYPAYRLMIIVFGVASAVGLYWFVTRTRAGVLVRAGASNRQMATLMGVRVPLLFLGVFVLGAMLAAVAGALLGPITSVQVGMGEEILILVLVCIVIGGIGSIRGAFVGALLVGMVDTAGRAFLPMLLRQVFSPAVASSVGPTLAAIAIYVLMAAVLVFRPSGLFPARG, from the coding sequence ATGACGTTCACGCTCATCATCGAGCAATTGCTGAACGGTCTGCAGTTTGGGTTGATGTTGTTTCTGATCGCGGCCGGGCTGACCCTGGTGTTCGGCATCATGGACATCATGAATCTGGCGCACGGCTCGCTCTATATGGCAGGCGCCTATGTCGCCGCCGAAACCATGCAGCGCACGGGGTCCTTCACCGCCGCCGTCCTGGTGGCCGCCGTCGCCACCGGGCTGGTCGGGGTGGCGCTGGAACTGACGCTGATCCGCCGCCTGGCGCTGCGCGACCACCTGGCCCAGGTGCTGGGCACCTACGCGGTCATCCTCATCGCCAATGACCTGGTCAAGATGATCTGGGGCCCGGCCCCGGTCATGCTGAACATGCCGGCGCTGCTGTCCGGGCCGGTGCGCCTGTTGCCCGACCTGCTGTATCCGGCCTACCGCCTGATGATCATCGTGTTCGGCGTGGCCTCGGCCGTGGGGCTGTACTGGTTCGTGACGCGCACCCGCGCCGGCGTGCTGGTGCGGGCCGGCGCTTCGAACCGGCAGATGGCCACCCTGATGGGCGTGCGCGTGCCGCTGCTGTTCCTGGGCGTGTTCGTGCTGGGCGCCATGCTGGCCGCCGTGGCCGGCGCGCTGCTGGGCCCGATCACCTCGGTGCAAGTCGGCATGGGCGAGGAAATCCTGATCCTGGTGCTGGTGTGCATCGTCATCGGCGGCATCGGCTCGATCCGCGGCGCCTTCGTCGGCGCGCTGCTGGTGGGCATGGTCGACACGGCCGGGCGCGCCTTCCTGCCGATGCTGCTGCGCCAGGTGTTCTCGCCGGCGGTCGCGTCCAGCGTCGGCCCGACGCTGGCGGCCATCGCCATCTACGTGCTGATGGCGGCGGTCCTGGTGTTCCGGCCTTCCGGCCTGTTTCCGGCGCGAGGCTGA